The following coding sequences lie in one Flavobacterium sediminis genomic window:
- a CDS encoding lipocalin family protein produces the protein MKKTILLLLFSLVSLVFSTSCSNDDSDNSSNQILQSLLGKWYFEDPSTNPTINNSFTFNSNGQVIYSYWDGSPGNNYDSETGTFSVEGDILTMIFPENVSLTFVQKVVIVNQNKMEFLPTGNPNEDAYEGDYFKEGYSPSPTDELKLTFTGSAFTDQCTTTGSPLYNSVDVNVSFLSNGNLVNQHNFQEDSNWNLSYNEILDGNIISVKVKLQNFNPNDSNSGKGTGVDNITVKIENSYNEVIFEENIGMLLICTDTWHEVIFTYNKTTGATTTDFQTHSF, from the coding sequence ATGAAAAAAACAATTTTACTCTTATTATTTTCTCTTGTTAGTTTAGTATTTTCAACAAGTTGTAGCAATGATGATTCTGATAACAGCTCTAATCAAATACTCCAAAGTTTATTAGGGAAATGGTATTTTGAAGACCCTTCTACAAATCCCACAATAAACAATTCATTTACATTTAATAGCAATGGTCAAGTGATTTATTCATATTGGGATGGTAGTCCAGGCAATAACTATGATAGTGAAACTGGAACATTTTCTGTTGAAGGTGATATTTTAACTATGATTTTTCCTGAAAATGTATCATTAACTTTTGTTCAGAAAGTTGTTATTGTTAATCAGAATAAAATGGAATTTTTACCAACTGGAAATCCAAATGAAGATGCCTATGAAGGAGACTACTTTAAAGAGGGTTACTCACCAAGCCCAACAGATGAACTTAAACTTACTTTTACTGGTTCAGCATTTACAGACCAATGTACAACAACAGGTTCTCCTTTATACAATTCTGTAGATGTTAATGTTAGCTTTCTGTCAAATGGTAATCTTGTTAATCAACATAATTTTCAAGAGGACAGTAATTGGAACTTAAGTTATAATGAAATTCTTGATGGAAATATTATCTCAGTAAAAGTTAAATTACAAAATTTTAATCCTAATGATTCAAATAGTGGTAAAGGTACAGGAGTAGATAACATTACAGTAAAAATTGAAAATTCATATAATGAAGTTATATTTGAAGAAAATATTGGGATGCTTTTGATTTGTACTGATACTTGGCATGAAGTTATTTTTACCTATAATAAAACTACAGGTGCTACCACAACTGATTTTCAAACACATAGTTTTTAA
- a CDS encoding recombinase family protein, which yields MTKVKYIRVSTTEQNTGRQETNSKEFSKVYIDKVSGSVKFSERKEASKLISDIESGIVTEIHTSSIDRIGRSIIDILTMIEFFNEKSVKVFVENIGMYSLIDGKPNPSFKMIVSVLGNVAEMERNNMLERQKQGIELAKAKGTYKGRLYGTRMSDDEVLTKYKVVVRELKNGESLRRASKIGGCSLGTAQKVQSILKQKEVV from the coding sequence ATGACAAAAGTAAAATACATTAGAGTTTCTACCACAGAGCAAAACACAGGTCGCCAAGAAACAAATTCAAAAGAATTTTCAAAAGTTTATATTGACAAGGTTTCGGGTTCTGTTAAATTTTCAGAACGTAAAGAAGCAAGTAAACTGATTTCAGACATTGAAAGTGGAATTGTAACCGAAATACATACGTCAAGTATCGACCGTATCGGACGTTCGATAATAGATATTTTAACGATGATTGAATTCTTCAATGAAAAATCGGTAAAAGTTTTTGTTGAAAATATTGGAATGTATTCGCTTATTGATGGCAAACCAAATCCAAGTTTTAAGATGATTGTAAGTGTTTTGGGTAATGTTGCTGAAATGGAGCGAAACAATATGCTGGAGCGACAAAAGCAAGGAATCGAATTAGCAAAAGCCAAAGGAACGTATAAAGGTCGTCTTTATGGAACTCGAATGAGTGATGATGAGGTGCTAACAAAATATAAAGTGGTTGTTCGTGAGTTGAAAAACGGAGAATCATTAAGGCGAGCATCAAAAATAGGAGGTTGTAGCTTAGGAACAGCGCAAAAGGTACAAAGTATATTAAAACAGAAAGAAGTGGTTTAA
- a CDS encoding recombinase family protein, with the protein MSLDKFKKFQKEKIELVVSVKRIWGYTRVSSKEQSNNYSLTEQEQDLKLFAKKNDYELEQILGGSYESASGDFSRKEFKRLIDEVRKSKKRPFAIAIKFISRFSRTGDNAIGIVQELVEKMGVHLIETSTGLTTENEFDRLEVYKKLLEAKKENLDRLEKTLPGMKALLKDGNWLGKVPRGYTLRGRKVTDYSKLQEHQEILINEEGELLKKAWKWKLMGERDFVIMEKLENLGLKISKQSLSNMWRKPFYCGVIVNALLDEPAKGKWKPIVSETDFWKIQEELDKNKVNSKKEFIKSKVHNKRPLTGFLRCECGEPLTSYEVNKKKLHYYKCQKCKEVSFNAITTTKSKSKGLNNLFEDLLANYTLNNQFIEPLKLQLKKLFDTMNNEGLQELKSLEAKKVEVEKNLENLELRNISNLDFSQVTYKNFKNKFKSELELINEKIEDASQKISNHKNFIDKSIAILQNTSKIWSEGDIENKIRIQKLVFPEGLSIKAKNRQYLTNKVNQLFVLVSSIKGLSGEIGNEKVGDDADLSPLVAGTGLEPVTLLT; encoded by the coding sequence ATGAGTTTAGATAAATTTAAAAAGTTTCAAAAAGAAAAAATAGAATTAGTTGTATCAGTAAAAAGAATTTGGGGGTACACGAGAGTAAGTAGTAAGGAGCAATCAAACAACTACAGTTTAACAGAGCAAGAACAAGATTTAAAATTATTTGCGAAAAAGAATGATTATGAACTTGAACAAATTTTAGGAGGTTCTTATGAAAGTGCAAGTGGAGATTTTTCAAGAAAAGAATTTAAAAGGTTAATTGATGAGGTTCGTAAATCTAAAAAAAGACCATTTGCAATAGCAATAAAATTTATAAGCAGATTTTCAAGAACTGGAGATAATGCAATTGGTATTGTTCAAGAGTTAGTCGAAAAAATGGGGGTTCACTTAATCGAAACCTCAACAGGGTTAACGACCGAAAATGAGTTTGACAGGCTTGAAGTATATAAAAAGCTTTTAGAAGCTAAAAAAGAAAATCTTGACAGATTGGAAAAAACATTACCAGGTATGAAAGCATTGTTAAAAGACGGAAACTGGTTAGGTAAAGTGCCTAGAGGATATACATTAAGAGGTAGAAAAGTTACGGATTATTCTAAATTACAAGAGCACCAAGAAATCTTGATTAATGAGGAAGGAGAGCTATTAAAAAAGGCTTGGAAGTGGAAATTGATGGGAGAAAGAGATTTTGTAATCATGGAAAAATTGGAAAATTTAGGATTAAAAATATCTAAACAGTCATTAAGTAATATGTGGAGAAAGCCATTTTATTGTGGTGTTATTGTAAATGCTTTACTTGATGAGCCAGCCAAGGGAAAATGGAAACCAATTGTAAGTGAAACGGATTTTTGGAAAATTCAAGAAGAATTGGATAAAAATAAAGTCAACTCTAAAAAAGAGTTTATTAAATCTAAAGTTCATAACAAAAGACCTCTAACGGGATTTTTAAGATGCGAATGCGGAGAACCATTAACCTCTTATGAGGTTAATAAAAAGAAATTACATTATTATAAATGTCAAAAATGTAAAGAAGTAAGTTTTAATGCAATTACAACAACAAAATCTAAATCAAAAGGATTAAACAACTTATTCGAAGATTTATTGGCTAATTATACACTGAACAATCAATTTATCGAACCACTAAAATTACAATTAAAAAAGTTGTTTGATACTATGAATAATGAGGGTTTACAAGAATTGAAGTCATTAGAAGCAAAAAAAGTTGAGGTTGAAAAAAATCTTGAAAATTTGGAATTACGAAATATTTCTAATTTAGATTTTTCACAGGTAACTTATAAAAATTTTAAAAATAAATTTAAAAGTGAATTGGAACTTATAAATGAAAAAATTGAAGATGCTTCTCAAAAAATATCTAACCACAAAAATTTTATAGATAAATCAATTGCAATTCTTCAAAACACTAGTAAAATATGGAGTGAAGGCGATATAGAAAATAAAATTAGAATACAAAAATTGGTTTTTCCTGAAGGACTGTCCATTAAGGCAAAAAACAGGCAATATCTAACCAATAAAGTAAATCAGTTATTTGTGTTAGTATCAAGTATAAAAGGACTTTCAGGAGAAATAGGAAATGAAAAAGTCGGCGATGATGCCGACTTGTCTCCTTTAGTAGCGGGAACTGGACTCGAACCTGTGACACTTCTGACTTAA